The segment CGAATTCGTCGCCCAGGTAGAAGAACTTCTCCTTCATGTACCCGACGACGACCGTGATGTCGTCGATCCCCGCTTCTTTGAGCTGGCGGATCTGGCGCTCGATGAGCACCTCGCCCTTCACGCGCAGCAGGCCCTTGGGCGTTTCGTAGGACAGGGGCACGAAGCGGGACGACAGCCCGGCCGCCATGATGACCGCATTGCGCACCCTGTAGGGATCGAGCAGCCGAAGGCCCTTGGGGTTCACCTCGTTCGCCTCGCTCAGGCAGCCGTCGAGGCGCAGGCGCTCCACCGACGAATCAACCGAATCGAGCGAAAGACCCGTCGCCTCGGAAATGAACCGGCGCGTCGAACCCGGATGGCCGACGCAGCAGTTCAGAATGGAGAAATCGGACGAATTGAGCATACCTGATCCCGTTCACCTCAAAAACGACGGCGCGCCCCGCGAAAGACAGCGTCGTTTCGCAGGGCGCCTGAACAAACGCGGCCCCGACCCGAAAAGCTAGACTATCTCGAGGTCGCTGCGGTCGCGCAGAAGCAGCGCGCGGATCGAGGAGACGCGCGAAAGGGCGTAGTACAGACCCGCCGCGAACACGGCCGTGAAGCCCGAGCCCGTGAGGAAGCAGAACAGGGGGCTTTGGATGCTGCCGGTGATCGGGTTGTACACGAACACGAGGGCGACGACGAGGGTCGCGAGGATCGTCGAGACGCCCACCCAGTTCACTCCCCCCTTGAACCGGTAGCAATCATGCCCCTCGCGGTAGTACAGCCCCTTGATCGACAGCTTGCGGCGGCGCAGCACGATGAGGTCGACGAACATGATGCCGATGATGGGGCCTTGGATGTAGGCCGCTATGGAGATGAACTGGCCGAAATTCGCCGTGACCTCCCCGGTGAACGCGAGGACGGACACGTAGACCGCCGAAAGCGCCACCAAAACGCGATAGTCGATCTTGGGCCAGGCGGCCTTGAGCACCAAGACGTTGACGTAGGACCCGACGGCCTGGGTCCCGATGTTGGCGAACGCGACCAGCATCAGCGACAGAAGCGCGACCTGCGGACCCAGAAGCGCCAGCATGACCGTGGGGTCGCTTTCCAGCGTCCCTGAGACCAGGAACATGACGATGGCCATCACGCCCCCGATGAACACGAAAAGCGGCGCGATGAAGCCGTAGGCCGCAACGGTGCCCCAGTACCCGCCGCGCTCGGTGCGGCACAGGCGCGGAAGGACCATGGCCTGGGTCGACCAGCTGAACGAGAACGCCACCATGCCCTCGGCCGCGAGCGCATAGGCCTCGAGGCCGTTTCCGCCGAGTTCGGAGAGGTCGGGGCGGTACGCGACGATATCGCCGAGGGGAGCCATCGTGAAGCACAGGACCAAGACGATGACGCCGATGGCCAGAAGGACGGTGACGAGGATGCGCGAGGTCCACTTGATGACGCCGGGACCCCCGATGGCGATGAGCGAGCCTCCCAGAACGCTCACGATGCTGAGCACGCTGACCGCCTCGGGGGCAACCGGCACCCCGAAGCCCGCCGCGATCTGGGCGATGGACGACCCGAACATGTTGGCGGCGACCGCATACCAAAACCAGTTCCCCAAAATGACGGCCGTGGCGAACACCCTCACCCCGCGCTCGCCCAGAACGGCGCGCAGGTACACCCACAGGTCGATCCCGTAGCGCACCGACAGCACGACGGGCAGGCACTCCACGATGAGGAAGATGCCGCCGACGGCGAAGGTGACCAGCAAAAGCTGGGGAAAGCTGAGAAGGGACGCAGAGAGCGCGCCTTGGGAATAGCACCAGGTGGCGATGGCGAAGCCGCCGGTGACCAGCAGCGTATCCCAAAAGCCGTACTGACGCTCGCTCTTCTTGACGGGAACCAAGCCGAAGATGGCCTCGGCGTTCACGCGCTGCGCGATGGAATGCTTCGACATGTCGCCCCCTAAAGGACCGCGCCGAGCGCCAAAAGGCACAGCGACACCGCGGGAACGACGACGATGAACGCCCAGTCCGCCTTTCCCAGCGCCTGCGGGAACTCGTAACCGGGCTCTTCCATGAGCGCGATGCGCTCGCCCACCTGAAGATCGAGCTCGCGCTCGAATCCGTTGTCCATAATCGCCCCCTTGCGTTTCACCGCACCGCGGAGAATCCGAGAGATGTTCAGTTGGGGTATCATAACTTAATAATTGAACAAATCAAACGGAATCCCCGAAAAGCAGATCCTTTCGATGCGAACGGCGGGCCTGCGCAGCGGGCTGGGCCAGACCGCCTGAAAGCCTCCCCGATCCGCATCCTGCGGGCGCGGGGAAACGGTCCGCTCGTGCCGATTACAAGGAGAGCCGCCCGCGGCGCGAAACTCCTATAAACTAGCACCCGGCACCCAACGACACCGCATGCGATCAACCGATGAAAGGGACTTATGCTTTCCGAACGCCTGCTCACCAAACTCATCAAGAACATGACCAAAAGCCATCTGGCGATGGTTCCCACCACCGAGACGCACCTCCCGCAGGCCGATCCCGCGCGCAAGTACATGCTGTACATGCACGTCCCCTTCTGCCAGGTGCTGTGCCCTTACTGCAGCTTCAACCGCTACCCGTACCGCGAAGAGGTCGCGCGGCCGTATTTCGAGAGCATGCGCAAAGAGATGCTCATGCTCAAAGACCTCGGTTACGACTTCGAGAGCATCTACGTCGGCGGCGGGACCCCCACCATCATGATCGACGAGCTGTGCGAAACGCTCGACCTGGCGCGCGAGACCTTCAGCATCAAGGAGGTGTCCTCCGAAACCAACCCCAACCATCTGATCCCCGAGTACCTGGAGAAGATGAAGGGCCGCGTCCAGCGCCTCTCGGTGGGCGTCCAGAGCTTCGATGACGAGCTGCTCAAACAGATGGACCGTTACAAGAAGTACGGAAGCGGCGCCGAGATCCTCGAGCGCATCGGCGAGGCGGCGCCCTACTTCGACTCCCTCAACGTGGACATGATCTTCAACTTCCCCTCGCAGACCGAAGACATCCTGTTCTCCGACCTCGAGAAGATCTCGCTGTGCGGCTGCCAGCAGACCACGTTCTCGCCCCTGTACATATCGAACGCGACCACCCAGAAGATGGTCGAGCGCCTGGGGGCTATGGACTACGACAAGGAATACCGCTTCTACCAGATCATCGACGGCGTGCTGACCGGGGGCGACGATCCTTTGTTCGAGCGCCGCACGCTGTGGACGTTCAACCGCAACAACGAGCTGGCCGAGCGCGAGCGCAGCCTGATGGTCGACGAGTACGCCGTCCAGTACGACGAGTACCCCGCCATCGGATCGGGCGCCATCACGCACCTTGACGGGACCCTGTACGTCAACACCTTCAGCCTCAGCGAGTACAG is part of the Berryella intestinalis genome and harbors:
- a CDS encoding cytosine permease, translating into MSKHSIAQRVNAEAIFGLVPVKKSERQYGFWDTLLVTGGFAIATWCYSQGALSASLLSFPQLLLVTFAVGGIFLIVECLPVVLSVRYGIDLWVYLRAVLGERGVRVFATAVILGNWFWYAVAANMFGSSIAQIAAGFGVPVAPEAVSVLSIVSVLGGSLIAIGGPGVIKWTSRILVTVLLAIGVIVLVLCFTMAPLGDIVAYRPDLSELGGNGLEAYALAAEGMVAFSFSWSTQAMVLPRLCRTERGGYWGTVAAYGFIAPLFVFIGGVMAIVMFLVSGTLESDPTVMLALLGPQVALLSLMLVAFANIGTQAVGSYVNVLVLKAAWPKIDYRVLVALSAVYVSVLAFTGEVTANFGQFISIAAYIQGPIIGIMFVDLIVLRRRKLSIKGLYYREGHDCYRFKGGVNWVGVSTILATLVVALVFVYNPITGSIQSPLFCFLTGSGFTAVFAAGLYYALSRVSSIRALLLRDRSDLEIV
- a CDS encoding coproporphyrinogen III oxidase family protein, which produces MLSERLLTKLIKNMTKSHLAMVPTTETHLPQADPARKYMLYMHVPFCQVLCPYCSFNRYPYREEVARPYFESMRKEMLMLKDLGYDFESIYVGGGTPTIMIDELCETLDLARETFSIKEVSSETNPNHLIPEYLEKMKGRVQRLSVGVQSFDDELLKQMDRYKKYGSGAEILERIGEAAPYFDSLNVDMIFNFPSQTEDILFSDLEKISLCGCQQTTFSPLYISNATTQKMVERLGAMDYDKEYRFYQIIDGVLTGGDDPLFERRTLWTFNRNNELAERERSLMVDEYAVQYDEYPAIGSGAITHLDGTLYVNTFSLSEYSSWIESGRMSVKQKCLMSKTDLMRYQFVLNLYNLRLDKKKFQRVFGTTVENGLPMEMAFMRAHRAFATDDESELTLTPKGRYLTLVMYRQFLSGLNNLRDQARAALTGDERVLQFEDAAGA